A genome region from Erigeron canadensis isolate Cc75 chromosome 3, C_canadensis_v1, whole genome shotgun sequence includes the following:
- the LOC122594230 gene encoding serine carboxypeptidase II-3-like: FYERNLDSRLNGAKEKQDGDHLLRNGLPGQPASGVNFRQFAGEINVDHVAGRALFYYFVESASNSSTKPLILWLNGGPGCSSLGMGALSEIGPFGVNPDGETLYARQFAWNRAANVLFLESPVGVGFSYSNTTSDYNTEDDRRTAEDAYIFLVKWFDMYERFKGREFYLIGESYAGYYIPELADVILKKVNDTKDSTPVINLTGIMIGNGLINDISDTRGLVDYAFSHALIADDTHEEVHRECSAGVINKSDSCRGAFMNFLLEIGSINYLNLYSPQCQPSLMNHPPTGHSDPCDLLYVQKYLNLPQVQVALNANKTQLHYPWAPCSDVIPGRVNMPKSMFPVYKRLMGHGLHILLYSGDVDVCVPVTSTRYSLAAMGLKVIEPWHTWTISGTSEVAGYKTVYDGLTYYTVIGAGHQVPLSRPDKSYALLNSLLGGLVEANHGIRTENENVHKGN; the protein is encoded by the exons TTCTATGAACGTAACCTGGATTCACGTTTAAATGGAGCCAAGGAAAAGCAGGATGGTGACCACCTGTTGAGAAACGGGCTCCCTGGTCAGCCGGCCTCAGGGGTGAACTTCAGGCAGTTTGCCGGGGAAATCAACGTTGACCATGTTGCTGGAAGAGCCTTATTCTACTACTTTGTGGAATCGGCATCCAATTCTTCTACCAAGCCTTTAATTTTGTGGCTCAATGGAG GACCTGGTTGTTCATCACTTGGAATGGGGGCTCTGAGTGAAATTGGACCATTTGGTGTTAATCCTGATGGGGAAACACTATATGCTAGACAGTTCGCCTGGAACAGAG CGGCGAATGTATTATTTTTGGAGTCTCCTGTCGGTGTCGGGTTCTCCTATTCCAACACCACCTCCGACTACAACACAGAAGATGATAGAAGGACTG CGGAGGATGCATATATCTTTTTAGTTAAATGGTTTGATATGTACGAAAGGTTCAAGGGCAGGGAGTTCTATTTAATAGGAGAATCCTATGCAG GATATTATATTCCAGAACTTGCTGATGTTATTCTGAAGAAAGTCAATGATACTAAAGACTCAACCCCCGTGATCAATCTTACAGGAATCATG ATTGGGAATGGGTTGATCAACGATATAAGTGATACAAGGGGATTGGTAGACTATGCTTTTAGCCATGCTTTGATAGCTGATGATACTCATGAGGAGGTCCATAGAGAATGCTCGGCGGGTGTTATTAATAAAAGCGACTCTTGTCGTGGAGCTTTCATGAACTTCTTACTAGAAATAGGGTCTATAAATTACTTAAACCTTTATAGCCCACAATGTCAACCATCACTTATGAATCATCCACCCACAGGTCACAGTGATCCTTGTGATCTGTTGTATGTTCAAAAGTACCTGAATCTTCCTCAAGTCCAAGTAGCTTTGAATGCGAACAAGACCCAACTTCACTATCCTTGGGCTCCATGCAG TGATGTAATCCCTGGAAGGGTTAATATGCCCAAATCCATGTTCCCCGTGTATAAAAGGTTGATGGGTCATGGCTTACATATACTTCTTTATAG CGGTGACGTGGATGTGTGTGTTCCAGTCACCAGCACCCGTTATTCACTTGCTGCAATGGGTCTCAAAGTAATTGAGCCATGGCATACGTGGACTATATCCGGTACATCAGAG GTGGCCGGGTACAAGACGGTCTATGATGGTTTAACATATTATACGGTCATAGGTGCTGGACACCAAGTGCCATTATCACGTCCTGATAAATCATATGCACTTTTAAATAGCTTGTTGGGTGGTTTGGTCGAAGCGAATCATGGAATCAGAACtgagaatgaaaatgtacaTAAAGGAAATTAA
- the LOC122592412 gene encoding CDPK-related kinase 5-like, producing the protein MGSCSSKPPKRNPYLPPDFPDPPPKTPKNNHASKTSSPLYNLTPLKLFLEKKSPARESSADSPPRRGPFPPLSPAKHIMAVLTRRRGKIEGDDAVTGLDKRFGLSKGFKDRYEVGEEVGRGHFGFTVSATSKSGDHGGQKVAVKVIPKAKMTTAIAIEDVRREVKILRALTVHSNVVDFYDAYEDNDHVYFVMEMCEGGELLDRILTRRGEFTEDESRNIMVQILNVVAFFHLQGVAHRDLKPENFLLKKKNDYSLLKAIDFGLSDFVKPDEKMNDIVGSAYYVAPEVLLKSYDTEADVWSVGVIAYILLCGSRPFWARTESGIFRAVLKTVPSFVEPSWSDLSPLAKHFVLCLLNKDPRKRMTAAQALTHPWIRDHSGVDVPIDIRVLRSLKAYTLSSPLRQAALQALSKALTTDDLFYLKKQFTHLAQEQSENVTFTSIITALKKHETNAMKESRVTGYINSLTALQLDFEEFCAAAVNVHQLESFESWEQLARSAYDIFDKDANRAIVIEELEKELGLGPSVPLDVVLSDWIRHPDGKLNFLGFKKLLHGISTRNQRRTPR; encoded by the exons ATGGGATCATGCTCTTCCAAACCTCCAAAACGTAACCCATACTTGCCACCAGATTTTCCGGATCCGCCGCCCAAGACACCAAAAAACAATCATGCATCCAAGACatcatcacctttatacaatcTTACTCCTCTCAAATTATTCCTCGAAAAAAAGTCCCCTGCGCGGGAGTCGAGCGCTGACTCGCCCCCGAGAAGGGGACCCTTTCCGCCGCTTTCACCAGCAAAGCATATAATGGCTGTGCTGACAAGGCGGCGGGGTAAGATAGAAGGAGACGATGCAGTGACCGGTTTGGATAAACGGTTTGGGTTGTCTAAAGGGTTTAAGGATCGATACGAGGTTGGAGAGGAAGTCGGGCGAGGACATTTCGGGTTTACCGTATCTGCCACGTCTAAGTCAGGTGATCACGGAGGTCAAAAGGTGGCTGTTAAAGTCATACCCAAGGCCAAG ATGACAACGGCTATCGCAATTGAAGATGTACGAAGGGAAGTGAAAATATTGCGAGCATTGACAGTACATAGTAACGTTGTAGACTTCTATGACGCATATGAAGACAACGATCATGTCTACTTTGTTATGGA AATGTGTGAAGGTGGTGAACTTCTTGATCGAATACTTACAAG GCGTGGGGAATTCACTGAAGACGAGTCAAGAAATATAATGGTACAGATACTAAACGTGGTCGCTTTCTTTCATCTTCAAGGTGTGGCACATCGAGATCTTAAACCCGAG AATTTCTTGCTAAAAAAGAAGAACGATTATTCCCTGTTGAAAGCCATTGACTTTGGGTTATCTGATTTCGTAAAGCCAG ATGAAAAAATGAACGACATTGTTGGAAGTGCATATTATGTAGCGCCAGAGGTTCTACTCAAATCGTATGATACAGAGGCGGATGTATGGAGTGTAGGCGTAATTGCCTACATTCTTCTTTGTGGAAGTAGACCATTTTGGGCACGAACCGAGTCTGGAATTTTCCGAGCGGTTCTTAAAACTGTTCCAAGTTTTGTCGAACCCTCATGGTCTGACCTATCCCCTTTGGCTAAACATTTTGTGTTGTGTCTCTTGAATAAAGACCCTCGTAAACGTATGACCGCTGCACAGGCTCTAA CTCATCCATGGATTCGGGATCACAGTGGTGTAGATGTTCCAATTGACATTCGAGTTTTAAGATCATTGAAAGCCTACACGCTTTCATCCCCTTTGCGTCAGGCTGCTTTACAG GCATTGTCTAAAGCGTTAACTACCGACGATCTGTTCTATCTGAAGAAGCAGTTCACACACTTAGCTCAAGAACAATCCGAAAATGTAACCTTCACAAGCATTATAACG GCATTGAAGAAACATGAAACAAATGCAATGAAGGAGTCTCGTGTTACAGGCTACATTAACTCT CTGACTGCACTACAATTGGACTTTGAGGAATTCTGTGCGGCTGCAGTTAATGTGCATCAGCTTGAATCATTTGAAAGCTGGGAACAGCTTGCTCGTTCTGCCTATGATATTTTCGATAAAGATGCTAATAGGGCCATCGTTATAGAAGAACTTGAAAAG GAATTGGGACTTGGCCCTTCGGTACCATTGGATGTGGTTTTGAGCGATTGGATACGACATCCCGATGGAAAGCTAAACTTTCTTGGATTTAAGAAGTTGTTACATGGAATATCAACTAGAAACCAACGGAGGACGCCACGATGA
- the LOC122591865 gene encoding uncharacterized protein LOC122591865: MAEIQLMIPSPALSPNTTPYTTAPSSPHRFPTFFYSAPTSPIHSLAFPNNDVDNDFAFDFNGPLEPPSISAADELFHCGQIKPLKPVSPQTISNQKSLVPTSRSSSPINHQTPNNTQNRGREKYTNNTRNIHKSSRSSSPFRISDILSDDEEENIINQKTWYNKWNLKNLLLFRSASEGSARRSSNNIKEQVIINKYSRIIRKCDHINNDVKNSSFRSTDSSSCGSVTTHDAGSNRSSRVMMRKVSAHEIHYTANRAISEEMRKKTYLPYKSGLFGCLGFHHNNNGAGGGSVHHEISRGIHSVMKQR, from the coding sequence ATGGCGGAGATACAACTGATGATCCCCTCACCGGCACTCAGCCCAAACACCACCCCCTACACGACCGCACCGTCGTCGCCTCATCGCTTTCCTACCTTCTTCTATAGTGCACCCACTAGCCCCATCCACTCCTTAGCCTTCCCTAACAACGATGTCGATAATGATTTTGCATTCGACTTCAATGGCCCACTAGAACCGCCTTCTATTTCAGCCGCAGACGAGCTCTTTCATTGTGGCCAAATCAAACCCTTGAAACCTGTCTCCCCACAAACCATTTCTAACCAAAAAAGTTTAGTTCCAACATCAAGATCATCATCACCTATTAATCATCAAACACCAAATAATACACAAAACCGAGGAAGAGAAAAATATACTAATAATACTAGGAACATacataaatcatcaagatcCTCATCACCTTTTAGAATATCCGACATTTTATCAGACGATGAAGAAGAAAACAttattaatcaaaaaacatGGTACAACAAATGGAACCTTAAAAACTTGTTACTATTTAGAAGTGCATCGGAAGGGAGTGCAAGGAGATCATCAAATAACATCAAAGAGCAAGTGATCATCAACAAATATTCAAGAATAATAAGGAAATGTGATCATATTAATAATGATGTTAAGAATTCAAGTTTTAGAAGCACGGATAGTAGTAGTTGTGGGTCGGTTACTACTCATGATGCCGGGTCGAATAGAAGCAGCAGGGTGATGATGAGGAAAGTATCGGCCCATGAAATACATTATACTGCGAACCGGGCTATTTCGGAAGAGATGAGGAAGAAGACATACTTGCCTTACAAGTCAGGGTTGTTTGGTTGCTTGGGGTTTCATCATAACAACAATGGTGCTGGCGGTGGTAGTGTTCATCATGAGATTTCAAGAGGGATTCATTCCGTTATGAAACAACGATGA